Within the Pirellulales bacterium genome, the region GGCGGGCGACCCTATAAAGTCGCCACCTGCTTCATATTCCCACACTTTCTCTCCCGAGGCCAGTTTGAGTCCGTAGACTCGGCCGTCGCCGGCCCCTACGAAGACCCGATCACCCACGATAACGGGTGAGGCATCGACTACTCTCTTGGTGGGAAAAATCCACGCTTCGTCTCCCGTCGTTGCGCGCAAACCGTGAATCATGCGATCGCGACCGCCAATGACGACCATGTCTTGCCCGACGGCTGGCGACGATTGATAAGGAGATTTTTTCTTGTCGTGCTCGTAAGTCCAGACGACTTTGGCCTGGCGCCAATTGACGCAGAAGACCCGGGCTCCTTGCGTGGCGAAGTAAACCATGTCCCCCACGGCTGCCGGCGTCACGCCCGTCGGGTCGCCGATTTCGACCTGAGCCACGCGCTGTCCGTTATCCAAGTCGATGATGTGCAGCACGCTGTCGCAGCCGGCCAGAAACACGCGGTTCTCGACGATGGTCGGCGAGCACTGGATCATGTTGTCGATCGAGTACTTCCAAGCTTCTTTGCCGGTTTTTGCATCGAGCGCGTAAAGGGTGCCGTTTTGCGATCCGATGATCACGTTGTTTTGATAGAAGTTCGCGCCGGCGTTGATTTCGGCGTCAGTCGACAGGCCCCACTTGGATTCGCCCGTTGCCGCATCAAGGCACACGAAGCGCCCTTCGGTATCGCCCACGTAGACCAGGCCATCACGCACGGCCGCCGGTGCACGGAATCCCAACTCGGAAAAGAAGCCCCACTTCTCTTCCCCGCTTTTCAGATCGAGCGCGTAGAAATATCCATTCAGGCCGCCGATATAAACAACGCCGTCGACGATCGCGGGCGTGGCCTCGAACATCCCGTCTTTGATCGATCGTTTCCAGATCAGAGTGGGCTCGGGCGGCAGAGTAGATGTTGCCACACCGTCGCTGGTGGCATTGCCGCGAAACACCGGCCAGGTGCTGTTGCCAGTCGATGGTGCATCTTGCTGATTTCCCGGCGCTTGCTGCTCGCCAAACTGTACCGAGGTCTCGACCGTGGCATTCGTCTTAGCTTCGCCCGAAGTCGTGGCTGCAGGCGGAGCCGCTTTGCCACAACCGAGAAAGCACAGTATCGCGACAAAAATGGGTGCCATGGCCACGCGTGCGTGGCCATGCCCTGTGCGCCATATACCGCGAAAACATGCCCACGGCGCTACCGCTTCGTGGGCATGGCACCTGACAGGTTGCTCGTTTAGTCGATACCGGAAACGTGTGCCGTTTAATATCGACATGCTTAATACGCGGCTCGGTAAAGTTCCAGAAGTTCCGTTTCGTTGACGGCGCGGGGATTGAATCCGCCGGTCCACTCGCGCGAGGCCAGGGAGGCCAAGTCCGGCAACCGTTCGCGCTCGACACCGCAATCCGCCAGCCGTACCGCCAGTCCGGCTTTCGTCACCAAGGCCACGATCGATTCGGCCAAATCCTCGGCGATCGCCGCCGGGCGCGGCTTGCCATTGACCGGCACGGACTCGACCAGCTCGCGATACCAGCGTCCCACCTCGGCTGCGTTGTAACGCACCACGTGCGGTAGCATCAGCGCGATGGCCTGCCCGTGCGGAATCTGATAGCGGGCCGTCAGCGGATTGGCCAAGGCGTGCGTCGCACCCAGCATCGAATTCTCGATTGCCAATCCGGCAAAGCACGCCCCCAGTTGCATGCCGCCGCGCGCGGCCAAATCGTCGGGCGTCTCCAGTACGCGGCTGAAGTTCTCGGACAGCAGCCGCCAGGCTTCACGGCTAAAGGCCGTCGAAACAGGATTGCGGCGCTTGGTGACGTACGTTTCCAGCGCGTGGGCGATCGCGTCGATACCAGTCAGTGCCGTAACGCGGCGCGGTTGCGTAACGGTGAGCTCAGGGTCCAATAGCGCCACGCGGCAGGTGGCTTTTTTGTCGCCGCAGGCCATTTTGACATGCGTCTTGGCGTCCGAGATCAGGGCAAAGGATTGCGTCTCGCTGCCGGTGCCGGCCGTGGTGGGCACGGCGATCATGGGGAGCATCTCGCGGGTCATCTTGCCCGTGCCCCAATAGTCCTGCATCTGGCCGCCGCCCGAGTAGAGGAAGTTGATCCCCTTGGCGCAATCCATCGAGCTGCCACCTCCCAGCCCGACGATCAATTCCGGCTCGTAACGGCGGGCGATTGTTAGGCCCGCATTGACGTGATCGGTGGTGGGGTTCTCTCCCACGTCGCTAAAGAGTTGCGTCTTGATGCCTGCTTCTTCGAGCGATGTGATGCCG harbors:
- a CDS encoding PQQ-binding-like beta-propeller repeat protein; this translates as MAPIFVAILCFLGCGKAAPPAATTSGEAKTNATVETSVQFGEQQAPGNQQDAPSTGNSTWPVFRGNATSDGVATSTLPPEPTLIWKRSIKDGMFEATPAIVDGVVYIGGLNGYFYALDLKSGEEKWGFFSELGFRAPAAVRDGLVYVGDTEGRFVCLDAATGESKWGLSTDAEINAGANFYQNNVIIGSQNGTLYALDAKTGKEAWKYSIDNMIQCSPTIVENRVFLAGCDSVLHIIDLDNGQRVAQVEIGDPTGVTPAAVGDMVYFATQGARVFCVNWRQAKVVWTYEHDKKKSPYQSSPAVGQDMVVIGGRDRMIHGLRATTGDEAWIFPTKRVVDASPVIVGDRVFVGAGDGRVYGLKLASGEKVWEYEAGGDFIGSPAVAAGRMVVAGGNGDVFCFGPGEK
- a CDS encoding iron-containing alcohol dehydrogenase, coding for MDSFDYQPRTRIVFGAGRLTSLGQLASELGARRALVVSDPGIIAAGHTARGITSLEEAGIKTQLFSDVGENPTTDHVNAGLTIARRYEPELIVGLGGGSSMDCAKGINFLYSGGGQMQDYWGTGKMTREMLPMIAVPTTAGTGSETQSFALISDAKTHVKMACGDKKATCRVALLDPELTVTQPRRVTALTGIDAIAHALETYVTKRRNPVSTAFSREAWRLLSENFSRVLETPDDLAARGGMQLGACFAGLAIENSMLGATHALANPLTARYQIPHGQAIALMLPHVVRYNAAEVGRWYRELVESVPVNGKPRPAAIAEDLAESIVALVTKAGLAVRLADCGVERERLPDLASLASREWTGGFNPRAVNETELLELYRAAY